In Halorussus limi, a genomic segment contains:
- a CDS encoding rhomboid family intramembrane serine protease translates to MAQCDECGEHENMPYKCRRCGGTYCSSHRLPESHDCPGLNQWDDPEGVFDSGFDDSVNDRGGSGGITDRIGVNTGPGGPLGYFRNNMTFVFLGAMWIWFAFQWGIAPFLLGIRPGSITWYNIFTLNSENIFYGYPWITSVFSHGGFGHIALNSIVLYFFGPVVERRIGSKKFAALFLVSGAVAGIAQVVATMFMNPGLLAPVLGASGAIAAILGVLTVLNPNLTIYLYFILPMPLWLATTLFVGYSVFVSATGGIGAGGVAQLAHLAGVAIGLAYGAKLKREGERAPQELQLGGGGGPGRGPGGPGGRF, encoded by the coding sequence ATGGCGCAGTGCGACGAGTGTGGCGAACACGAGAACATGCCGTACAAGTGCCGACGGTGCGGCGGCACTTACTGCTCGTCCCATCGACTACCGGAGAGTCACGACTGTCCGGGACTGAACCAGTGGGACGACCCGGAGGGCGTGTTCGACAGCGGGTTCGACGATAGCGTGAACGACCGCGGTGGGTCCGGAGGCATCACCGACCGCATCGGGGTGAACACGGGACCGGGCGGCCCGCTGGGCTACTTCCGGAACAACATGACGTTCGTGTTCCTCGGTGCGATGTGGATATGGTTCGCCTTCCAATGGGGCATCGCGCCGTTCCTGCTCGGCATCCGGCCGGGGTCGATAACGTGGTACAACATCTTCACGCTCAACTCCGAGAACATCTTCTACGGCTACCCGTGGATTACGTCGGTGTTCTCCCACGGCGGGTTCGGCCACATCGCGCTCAACTCCATCGTGCTGTACTTCTTCGGGCCGGTGGTCGAGCGCCGCATCGGGTCCAAGAAGTTCGCGGCGCTGTTCCTCGTCAGCGGCGCCGTCGCCGGAATCGCGCAGGTCGTCGCGACGATGTTCATGAACCCCGGCCTGCTCGCCCCGGTTCTGGGCGCGAGCGGTGCCATCGCCGCGATTCTGGGCGTGTTGACCGTCCTGAACCCGAACCTGACCATCTACCTCTACTTCATCTTGCCCATGCCGCTGTGGCTGGCGACCACGCTGTTCGTCGGATACTCGGTGTTCGTCTCCGCGACGGGCGGCATCGGCGCGGGCGGAGTCGCCCAGTTGGCCCACCTCGCGGGCGTCGCGATCGGGTTGGCCTACGGCGCGAAACTCAAGCGCGAGGGCGAGCGCGCCCCGCAGGAACTCCAACTCGGCGGTGGCGGCGGTCCCGGCAGGGGACCGGGCGGTCCGGGCG